A genomic window from Diospyros lotus cultivar Yz01 chromosome 2, ASM1463336v1, whole genome shotgun sequence includes:
- the LOC127794745 gene encoding S-protein homolog 5-like: protein MSFDQRADAPNSFWAVHVTNNIPADQVKVRCKTKDDDFGLKGNQTLLPGYELWWRFSNNGLSQNTVFFCNFYWGSKDQVFNVFDSDISRHCTSKHAVDDSCYWSIRRDGFYFSGTNETGSYEKWHDWKYNH, encoded by the coding sequence ATGTCGTTTGACCAACGAGCTGATGCCCCAAATAGCTTCTGGGCGGTCCATGTCACTAACAACATCCCCGCTGACCAAGTGAAAGTTCGCTGCAAAACCAAAGATGATGATTTTGGCCTCAAGGGCAACCAAACACTACTGCCCGGATATGAACTATGGTGGAGATTCAGTAACAACGGGTTATCACAGAACACTGTTTTCTTCTGCAACTTTTATTGGGGGTCCAAGGATCAAGTCTTCAATGTCTTCGACAGTGACATATCCCGCCACTGCACAAGTAAACATGCAGTAGATGATAGTTGTTACTGGTCTATCAGACGGGATGGTTTCTATTTTAGTGGTACCAATGAGACTGGTAGTTACGAGAAGTGGCATGATTGGAAGTATAATCATTGA